The uncultured Desulfatiglans sp. DNA window CTCTATTGACCCTGTTGAACCCATTCTTATGATATACATAAACGTGCAGGACGGTTGAGCCCGAGGGTGATCTGCGGCCGCAGGAAACCGGCGCGGGCGGCCCTGTGCTGCATGCTCCAAACCTTTTGTCGTCTGAGGACGGGGAGGAAGAAGGACGATGGGAAACTGGTTCAAAACGACGCTTCTGCTCGGGGCGTTGACGCTTCTGATCATGTGGATCGGCCATCTTTTCGGAGGGAAGCAGGGGATGATCCTGGCCTTCATCCTGGCCATGGGCATGAATTTTTTCAGCTACTGGTATTCCGACAAGATCGTTCTGCGGATGTACCGGGCGCAGGAGGCTACGGCCGACCGGTATCCCGAGCTCTACGGGATCGTCTCGGAACTGGTGCAGCGGGCGGGGGTCCCGATGCCCAGGCTTTACGTGATTCCGGAGCAGGCGCCGAACGCCTTCGCTACGGGAAGGGATCCTGAGCATGCCGTCGTGGCGGTTACGGAGGGGCTCCTGCGGCTGATGAATCGCGAGGAGATCAAAGGGGTCCTCGCCCACGAACTGGCGCACGTAAAACACCGCGATATTTTGATCGGCTCCATCGCCGCTACGTTGGCCGGTGCGATCATGATCCTGGCCAACATGGCCCGGTGGTCGGCCATCTTCGGCGGAGGGTCCAGCCATGACGAGGAAGGTGGGGGCCTCGGAGGCGTCGGGCTGATCGTCATGTCGATCCTGGCACCGGTGGCGGCGATGCTGATCCAGATGGCCATCTCACGTTCGAGGGAGTATCAGGCCGATGCGGGTGGAGCGTCGTTCGCGGGCAACCCCGAAGGTTTGGCCGGAGCGCTCGAAAAACTCGGAGCCTACTCCAGGCGGCTTCCCATGCAGGCCAACCCGTCCACAGCCCACATGTTCATCGTAAACCCGCTCTCAGGGCGGAGCCTGATGCAGCTGTTTTCGACCCACCCGCCGATCGAAGAGCGCATCGCAAGGCTGCGGGGCCAGCGGCCTCAGCAGCCGGCCGCGGGCGGGGACGGCGGCCCTGTTTCGGGTGAAGACCAGGCCAAGGCGGCCTGGAGGCATTTGTCGGGCTCCTGAGATTCCGGGGCCGATTGCCCCGGGGCGCCTGCGGCTCGCTGCGCGAGCGGCCCTGCCGATGGGCGCTGAGACCCGCCACGCAGCGTATCCCCCGATGGAAACCGATCAGTCTCGTCATGCGGCTTCCATCGGGCTTTTTTGTTCCGGGGCCTGCCTGCCGGTTTCGCGGAACGGGAAAGCCGATCGCCTGCTCGATACCCATTCAGCGAAAAATCGCCCTTTTTTTGCCGTGGCACAGAGGGCGCGAACGGGGTGGGAGCTCAGGAAAGGTCGAGACCTTCGAAGATCCCTGTGGGGTTTTGCTGAATACCCCGTTTCATCTCGAGGACCTCAGGGGGGCGGATGCCGTCTCTCCAGCGGGGGTACCCCCCGAGCCAGACGTAGCGGACCAGCTCCTGAAAAGCGGGGCGATCGAAGCGGTAAACACCGATGGCGGCCTCCATGCCCTCCTTTTCGACCACGAATGGGATGGGCCGCCTCTGGGCGTATTTCTGGATCAGGGCTTGCATTTCCCGCCGGGTTTCATGCCCCTCGGGCTTCTGTTTGAAGGCCTCCGGCTGTGGTGGGAAAGGAAACCGGCGATAGACGTCGCCGAGAAACCCCGTGTAGCGGATGCCGTGAATGGCCCCCATGAGATCGCCGATGTCCTCGGGCCGGTCGATTCGATAAACATCCCAAGGGCTTCTGTGGCGGCGCGTTTCCTTCGCAACGGCGATCCCGGTCAGGGAGCGGCAGAAAGTCGGCGCGAAAAAAAAGAGGCGGTCCAGAAGCAGCATGTCGGAGTCGATGTTGAAGAAGCCGAAGGCGATGGTCCCGTGGCTCAACGATTCAAAGGCTAACGGCATACGTAGGCCCTGCTTCTGGTTTGCAGACCCGCCCGGTCCCGAAAAGGCCGGGTGACCGGCATAGGGGGGATCGGGGCGGGTTCACAGAGGGGTGATGCGGATCTGCCTAGTGCACATCCGCGGGTTTCTGGCCGAGCATCCCGACGCTTTTCGGCACGCCCTCGTGAGGAGTCCATTTCTTGCTCTTGAGGCTGCTTGCCGGTCTGCGGGCCTTCAGGATCTCGATGCTGTCTTTCAGGCCCTTGTACAGGCGCGACATCTCGAGTGCCATCCCGGCTATCTGGGCGACCGCCTGGACGAAATTGACATCTTCCAGACTGGCTTCCCAGGGCTCGGCGGTGTAGACCCTGAGGGCGCCGATCGGATTTTCCCTCACAATGATGGGAACGGATAGGATGGAAGCGATCCCCTCCTTTTTGGCGGCCTCCGGATACTGGATGCGCGGGTCGTCGCTGACGTCATAGACGGCGACCGGGCCATCGCGCAGGGAGGCTGCAATGGATTTGAGAGAGCTGAGGGGGCCTTTGTTCAGGTACTCGTCGCTCAGGCCCATGGAAGCGGCGACCTCCAGTTCGTTGGTTTTGCGATTGAAGAGGAACAGTGCGCAGGCCTTGGCGTTGAGTGCGCTCTTGACGCTTTCGACGATCAACAGGGCGACCTCTTCGGGATCTTTGGAGACAACGATGCCGTGGGTCACCTTCAGAAGCGTTTCGTAGTTGAGGATTTGTTTCTGCATGGGCGCCTCCTTCCCGGACAACGGGTAGCACATCTTCTGGTTGTGCACTCTCGCAGCGGAGCCTCCTAGGAAAACTTTCCGCCCCCTGGAGGCTCGGGCAAGGGCGGTTTGAGACAAGTCCAGGACACGATGCCGCTCCGGTTTTTCGGTGGATGTGCAGGGTGGAATCGATCGGAAAGATCTGCAATTCGCCCAAAGGTGAGGCTGTGAGTTTGGTGGACCCTTTACCATGCCGACTGGAGCTGGGATCCTGCTGGATCCTGTTTGTCCGGTGCGTGCAACAGGGAGGCTGAACGTTCGATATCGATTATCATACATCGTTCGCTGCGCTACGTCCATACCTATAAAGAATCTGCCGGTCTCGACAGTCGCCTGAGGCTGGAAGTGGAAGCTCGGCCGGGTGGCGCCCCTGGTGTCCCGGCGCCGGCGGGTGCCGGTTGAATGCAGGGGCCCGGGCCGGGGTGAAGCGCCGGATCCGGGGGAACAGGGGGTGACGGAATCACCGTTCTCCGGGGCCGGCCAACCGGCGATTCCGGGGCAAGGCTCTCTGAGTGGGCATCCGGTTCGAAAGGCCGCCAGGCGGCTGTCTTCTGCCTGGAGCGAAGGCAGGTTCGCGGATGTGCGGTGCCGGGCCCGGGGATGCAGAGTCAGGCCAAGGGCGGAAAGAGAAACCCGACAGCCCCGGACGGTCATTCCCGGTTAGGTCCGAGACGGGCCGGGGTTCACGTGTTGACATGGGCTTGTCGAGTCTTTATACTAAAAAATTCGATTCATATTTGCACCGGTTTACATCCATGAAAACGAATGTGGCAGTTACTTTGTGAAAATATTCCGTTTCTAGCAAGGCGCAAAAAAAGGAGTCTAAAAATGTCCAAGGTACCATCCCCATCGGCCGCCGGATCGGATGGCTGCGTTTTTACCGGGGCATCGAAGTATGTCCTGGACGAGGAACTGGCCAACATCGTGAACATTTCGATGGCGCTCGAGATGCCCCTGCTTCTCAAGGGCGAACCCGGTACGGGAAAGACGATGCTTGCGCATGCCATCGCCGAATCGCTGAACATGCGGCTGATCGTTTTGAATGTCAAATCCAGCATGAAGCTGATTGAGGCCCTCTACCAGTACGACACGCTCACCCGGTTGAACGACAGCCGCTTCGGCGATTCCCAGCGCGATGTCAGCAGCATCGAAGAGTACATCAAGATGGGAAAGATCGGACAGGCGTTTGCAGCGGACCAGAAGGTGGTCCTGCTGATCGACGAGATCGACAAGGCGGACACCGACTTTCAGGATGACATGCTCGATGTGCTGGACCAGATGGAATTCGACATCATCGAGATCGACAAGACCGTCAAGGCCAAGAATCGTCCGGTCATCATCATCACCTCCAACGCCAAGAAGGACCTGTCGGATCCTTTCCTGGGCCGCTGCAATTTCCACCATATCGCCTTTCCGGAGCCGGATATGATGCAGAGGATCATCTCGGTGCACTTTCCGGATATCAGCCGGGAGCTTTTGGACCATGCGGTGCGGGCGTTCTATCAGCTGCGAGGCATCCGGGGGACGGAGAAGAAGCCCGCCACCCGGGAATTGATCAACTGGATAAGAGCCTTGAAGTCCGATCCGGAGTTCAATGTCAAGGACCTCGTCAAGGGCGAACTCCCTTACCTGGGTGTCCTTTTCAAGAAAAGTCCGGATTTTGCCCTGGCCCGTAGCGCCGTCTCCCGCATGCGGATCTGAGAGGGCCGACACGACAAACCTGTCACCTCGAACCGGCGGGTGCCTGATGCGCCGGCGGAGGGGATGGCCTTCGCCCATCGGCCTCAGGCGATAGCGAGGCCCGGCGGCAGCCGAATCAATCCTGGACGGACAGGAGCGTATGTTCACCCAATTTTTCTATTTGTTGCGACAGGTGGGGATCCCGGTATCCCCCACGTCCTTTCTGCGGCTGCAGAAGGCCCTTTCAGAAGGGATGATCACCTCCCTCGGGGAGCTTTACACCGCTGCGCGCGCCATTCTGGTCAAGAGCGAGCGTTATTTCGACCTCTATGACCAGGTCTTCGCCCATCATTTCGAAGGGGCGGAGCTCAAGGCGCCGGAGGCGTTCGAACTGGAGGAAATGGCGCGGCTCATGCTCGAGGAGTGGCTCAAGGACCCGAAGGCCATCGCCGATGCACTCGGGGTCGATGAGTCGAAGCTGAACAAGCTCAGTCCGGAGGAGCTGCTGCAATATTTTCTGGACCGGTTGAAGGAGCAGACCGAGGAGCACCACGGCGGGAGCAAATGGATCGGGACGGGCGGGACCTCGCCGGTCGGCCACTCCGGATACCATCCGGGCGGTATGCGCGTTGGAGGCGTCTCCCGGAATAAATCAGCGATCAAGGTCGCCATGGACCGCCGCTACCGGGACTATTCCCAGGGAGGCCCGTTGACTCAGGCCCAGATCGGGGAGGCCCTGAAGCGGCTGCGCAATCTGATGCCGGCCGGTCCAAAGGACCAGGTGAACGTGGACAAGACGATCTATCAGACCATGCGCAACGCGGGGGAGATCGAAATCGTCTTCGACCGGAGCCTGAAAGACCGCCTCAAGGTCATCCTCGCCATCGACAACGGGGGCTGGTCGATGGACCCGTACATAGCGGTCGTGCAGACCCTCTTCAACTATGCGCGCTCCCAGTTCAAGGAGTTGAAGACCTTCTTCTTCCACAACACCATTTACGACAATCTCTGGGAGGATCCCTCCCGCTACCGCAAACCGTTCCGGGTGGATGAACTGGTCAGGCTGGATCCCGATACCCGTTTCATCATCGTGGGGGACGCCAGCATGGCGCCCTACGAACTCATGGCGACGGACGGTTCGATCCACGTCGAAGAGCGCTCCAACCGGCCGAGCATCGAACGGCTGCGGTTCATCGCCGAGACCTTCCGTTTTTCGGCCTGGCTCAACCCGAAGATGTCCGACGAATGGCCCTATACCCGCTCGATCCATGCCATACGCGAGATATTCCCCATGTTCGAGCTGACCATCGACGGGTTGGAAGAGGCGGTCACTCATCTGATGCGTAAAAACTGACCGGCCCGGACGTCTGGCGCCCGCCTGGCGCGGCCGAAGCCGGCAGGGTCTTGCTCTGCAGGCGCTCGGCCGGGCGACGAATCCCCCCCTCCTCGATGATCGGCCTGTGAGACCGGGCGAACAGCGGCCGTCTACAGCCCTGTGCCGGATTCGGCCAGTTGTTGCAATGCGGCAAGGTCAAGGATCTCGATGCGCGGTCCGTTTGAGAGGATCAAACCCCGTTTGCTCATTCGTCCAAGGATGCGGGAAAGCGTCTCGGGGATGGTGCCGAGCAGGGCAGCCAACTGGGATTTGGAGATATCGAGTTCGAGGTCGAGGCTCCCCTGGCTTCTCCGGCTGAGGTAGAGCAGATAGGCCGCCAGCCGGCCGGGGACTTCCTTGAGGGAGAGGTCTTCGATCAGTACGGTGAACACGCGGAGGCGTCTGGCGAGAACGGCCAGCATATCGAGGGCCAGATCGGGATTGCGGCGGATGCAGTTGATGAAGGCCTCCCGTGGGAAAAAGAGGAGGGTGCTTTTTTCGATCGCTTCGGCATGGGCCGGGAAACGCTGCCCGGCGAAAACCGGCACCTCCCCGAACGGTTCGCCGGGACCGAAGATGTGCAGGATCTGCTCCTTTCCGTCCCAGGAGATCTTATAGATCTTGACGCGCCCTTCGACCAGCACATAGAACCCCAGGCCCGGATCCCCCTCGGAAAAGATGACGCCGCCTTTTTCGAAGACGTCGATCCTCACGATCTGCGCCAATTCCTCCAACTGCCGCGCGGGCAATCCTTCGAACATCGGGATGTCCCCGACCGTCCGGGT harbors:
- the htpX gene encoding Protease HtpX homolog, translating into MGNWFKTTLLLGALTLLIMWIGHLFGGKQGMILAFILAMGMNFFSYWYSDKIVLRMYRAQEATADRYPELYGIVSELVQRAGVPMPRLYVIPEQAPNAFATGRDPEHAVVAVTEGLLRLMNREEIKGVLAHELAHVKHRDILIGSIAATLAGAIMILANMARWSAIFGGGSSHDEEGGGLGGVGLIVMSILAPVAAMLIQMAISRSREYQADAGGASFAGNPEGLAGALEKLGAYSRRLPMQANPSTAHMFIVNPLSGRSLMQLFSTHPPIEERIARLRGQRPQQPAAGGDGGPVSGEDQAKAAWRHLSGS
- a CDS encoding conserved hypothetical protein (Evidence 4 : Unknown function but conserved in other organisms); protein product: MPLAFESLSHGTIAFGFFNIDSDMLLLDRLFFFAPTFCRSLTGIAVAKETRRHRSPWDVYRIDRPEDIGDLMGAIHGIRYTGFLGDVYRRFPFPPQPEAFKQKPEGHETRREMQALIQKYAQRRPIPFVVEKEGMEAAIGVYRFDRPAFQELVRYVWLGGYPRWRDGIRPPEVLEMKRGIQQNPTGIFEGLDLS
- a CDS encoding GAF domain protein — translated: MQKQILNYETLLKVTHGIVVSKDPEEVALLIVESVKSALNAKACALFLFNRKTNELEVAASMGLSDEYLNKGPLSSLKSIAASLRDGPVAVYDVSDDPRIQYPEAAKKEGIASILSVPIIVRENPIGALRVYTAEPWEASLEDVNFVQAVAQIAGMALEMSRLYKGLKDSIEILKARRPASSLKSKKWTPHEGVPKSVGMLGQKPADVH
- a CDS encoding hypothetical protein (Evidence 5 : Unknown function) encodes the protein MSGACNREAERSISIIIHRSLRYVHTYKESAGLDSRLRLEVEARPGGAPGVPAPAGAG
- a CDS encoding hypothetical protein (Evidence 5 : Unknown function) encodes the protein MGIRFERPPGGCLLPGAKAGSRMCGAGPGDAESGQGRKEKPDSPGRSFPVRSETGRGSRVDMGLSSLYTKKFDSYLHRFTSMKTNVAVTL
- a CDS encoding ATPase, AAA family, producing MSKVPSPSAAGSDGCVFTGASKYVLDEELANIVNISMALEMPLLLKGEPGTGKTMLAHAIAESLNMRLIVLNVKSSMKLIEALYQYDTLTRLNDSRFGDSQRDVSSIEEYIKMGKIGQAFAADQKVVLLIDEIDKADTDFQDDMLDVLDQMEFDIIEIDKTVKAKNRPVIIITSNAKKDLSDPFLGRCNFHHIAFPEPDMMQRIISVHFPDISRELLDHAVRAFYQLRGIRGTEKKPATRELINWIRALKSDPEFNVKDLVKGELPYLGVLFKKSPDFALARSAVSRMRI
- a CDS encoding hypothetical protein (Evidence 5 : Unknown function), which encodes MPDAPAEGMAFAHRPQAIARPGGSRINPGRTGAYVHPIFLFVATGGDPGIPHVLSAAAEGPFRRDDHLPRGALHRCARHSGQERALFRPL
- a CDS encoding conserved hypothetical protein (Evidence 4 : Unknown function but conserved in other organisms), giving the protein MFTQFFYLLRQVGIPVSPTSFLRLQKALSEGMITSLGELYTAARAILVKSERYFDLYDQVFAHHFEGAELKAPEAFELEEMARLMLEEWLKDPKAIADALGVDESKLNKLSPEELLQYFLDRLKEQTEEHHGGSKWIGTGGTSPVGHSGYHPGGMRVGGVSRNKSAIKVAMDRRYRDYSQGGPLTQAQIGEALKRLRNLMPAGPKDQVNVDKTIYQTMRNAGEIEIVFDRSLKDRLKVILAIDNGGWSMDPYIAVVQTLFNYARSQFKELKTFFFHNTIYDNLWEDPSRYRKPFRVDELVRLDPDTRFIIVGDASMAPYELMATDGSIHVEERSNRPSIERLRFIAETFRFSAWLNPKMSDEWPYTRSIHAIREIFPMFELTIDGLEEAVTHLMRKN
- a CDS encoding cAMP-binding protein, producing METPAAELTRTVGDIPMFEGLPARQLEELAQIVRIDVFEKGGVIFSEGDPGLGFYVLVEGRVKIYKISWDGKEQILHIFGPGEPFGEVPVFAGQRFPAHAEAIEKSTLLFFPREAFINCIRRNPDLALDMLAVLARRLRVFTVLIEDLSLKEVPGRLAAYLLYLSRRSQGSLDLELDISKSQLAALLGTIPETLSRILGRMSKRGLILSNGPRIEILDLAALQQLAESGTGL